The Streptococcus sp. 29896 genome includes a region encoding these proteins:
- a CDS encoding UDP-N-acetylglucosamine 1-carboxyvinyltransferase, which translates to MRKIVINGGRTLKGNVTVSGAKNSVVALIPAIILADGIVTLDGVPAISDVDSLIDIMETMGASVKRDGETLEIDPRGVKDMPMPFGKINSLRASYYFYGSLLGRYGQAVVGLPGGCDLGPRPIDLHLKAFEAMGAEVTYEGTNMRLSTNGSRIHGAHIFMDVVSVGATINTILAAVKAEGRTVIENAAREPEIIDVATLLNNMGAHIRGAGTDVITIEGVDSLHGTRHQVIPDRIEAGTYIALAAAVGEGIQIDNVLYEHLESFIAKLEAMGVRMTISEDSIFVEKQEKLKAVSVKTAPYPGFATDLQQPLTPLLLKAEGSGSITDTIYEKRVGHVQELARMGADIRTRSNHIAYQGPNQLKGASVKATDLRAGAAMVIAGLMAEGQTEITNIEFILRGYSNIIEKLQDLGADIQLIED; encoded by the coding sequence ATGAGAAAGATTGTTATCAATGGTGGTCGTACCTTAAAAGGAAATGTAACGGTGAGTGGAGCTAAAAACTCAGTTGTTGCCTTGATTCCAGCCATTATTCTAGCAGATGGTATTGTCACTCTAGATGGTGTTCCGGCTATCTCGGATGTGGATAGTTTGATTGATATTATGGAAACCATGGGGGCAAGTGTCAAGCGTGATGGTGAAACTCTTGAAATCGATCCTCGTGGTGTGAAAGACATGCCTATGCCTTTCGGTAAAATCAATAGCCTACGCGCTTCCTATTATTTCTACGGTTCGCTCTTAGGTCGTTATGGTCAAGCCGTTGTCGGCTTGCCAGGAGGATGTGATCTCGGCCCTCGTCCGATTGATTTGCATTTGAAAGCCTTCGAAGCCATGGGAGCAGAGGTAACCTATGAAGGCACTAATATGCGCCTCTCGACCAACGGTAGTCGTATTCATGGAGCCCATATCTTCATGGATGTTGTCAGTGTTGGAGCAACTATAAATACGATTTTGGCAGCTGTAAAAGCAGAAGGCCGTACGGTCATTGAAAATGCTGCGCGTGAGCCAGAAATCATTGATGTGGCAACTCTTTTGAATAACATGGGAGCTCATATTCGTGGTGCTGGTACAGATGTGATTACCATCGAAGGTGTGGATAGTCTTCATGGTACTCGCCATCAGGTAATTCCAGACCGGATTGAAGCAGGAACCTATATTGCCTTGGCTGCCGCTGTCGGAGAAGGCATCCAGATTGACAATGTGCTTTACGAACACTTGGAAAGCTTTATTGCCAAGTTGGAAGCGATGGGTGTACGGATGACGATTTCTGAAGATAGTATCTTTGTTGAAAAACAAGAGAAACTGAAAGCTGTTAGCGTGAAAACTGCACCATACCCTGGTTTTGCGACAGACCTACAACAGCCTCTGACGCCGCTTCTTTTGAAAGCAGAGGGCAGTGGCAGTATTACAGATACCATTTATGAAAAACGGGTTGGTCACGTGCAAGAGTTGGCACGGATGGGAGCAGATATCCGTACACGCAGCAACCATATTGCCTATCAAGGCCCAAACCAACTGAAGGGAGCATCTGTGAAGGCAACTGATTTGCGTGCTGGTGCTGCTATGGTCATTGCTGGCTTGATGGCTGAAGGTCAAACAGAGATCACCAATATCGAATTTATCCTGCGTGGGTATTCAAACATTATTGAAAAATTACAAGACTTAGGTGCGGATATCCAGTTGATTGAAGACTAA
- a CDS encoding GNAT family N-acetyltransferase, translating to MTIWKELAAFAEMETPRLYLRPLRFSDVEDFYQLVSDPENLAFVFPAILDKEEATEALVREGMQAPLGVWGMEDKEKGCLIGMIRFEKIQEGSRQAEIGYLLRKDFRGKGLMTEALKTLVFLAFNSLQLRELALVTHEENRASQAVAKRVGFQLIRSYKGSDRYSHKVRKYCLFGLSQTSYQQLTEEIEEKDDYH from the coding sequence ATGACAATTTGGAAAGAACTTGCAGCCTTTGCAGAGATGGAGACTCCGCGCCTCTATCTTCGTCCCTTGCGATTTTCGGATGTTGAGGATTTTTATCAGCTGGTTTCGGACCCTGAAAATCTGGCCTTTGTATTTCCAGCTATTCTTGATAAGGAAGAAGCTACAGAGGCCCTTGTTCGTGAGGGGATGCAAGCTCCTCTTGGAGTCTGGGGGATGGAAGACAAGGAAAAAGGGTGCTTAATTGGGATGATTCGGTTTGAAAAAATCCAAGAAGGCAGTCGCCAGGCTGAAATAGGCTATTTGCTAAGGAAAGACTTCAGAGGAAAGGGGTTGATGACAGAAGCCCTTAAAACGTTGGTCTTTCTAGCTTTTAACTCCTTGCAATTGAGAGAATTGGCGCTGGTTACTCATGAAGAGAACCGAGCCAGCCAGGCCGTTGCCAAACGCGTGGGCTTTCAACTCATTCGTTCCTATAAGGGAAGCGACCGTTATAGTCATAAGGTGCGCAAGTATTGCTTGTTTGGCTTAAGCCAGACTAGCTATCAGCAACTGACAGAAGAAATAGAGGAAAAAGATGATTACCATTAA
- a CDS encoding methionyl aminopeptidase: MITIKSQREIDAMNRAGDVLAGIHIGLRDLIKPGVDMWEVEEYVRKTCKEKNVLPLQIGVDGELMDYPYATCCGLNDEVAHAFPRHYKLKEGDLLKVDMVLSEPLDKSVVDVSKLNFNDVKAMKKITQTYRGGCADSCWAYAVGQVSEEVQKLMDVTKECLYRGIEQAVVGNRIGDIGAAIQEYAEGLGYGVVRDLVGHGVGPTFHEEPMVPHYGTKGRGLRLREGMVLTIEPMINTGTWEIDTDMKTGWAHKTLDGGLSCQYEHQFVITKDGPVILTSQGEEGSY, translated from the coding sequence ATGATTACCATTAAATCACAACGAGAAATTGATGCAATGAACCGTGCTGGTGATGTGCTAGCGGGTATCCATATTGGTTTGCGTGACCTGATTAAACCAGGTGTGGACATGTGGGAAGTAGAAGAATATGTCCGCAAAACCTGTAAAGAGAAAAACGTCCTGCCTCTTCAAATTGGTGTTGATGGTGAGTTGATGGACTATCCATATGCAACTTGTTGTGGGCTCAACGATGAAGTGGCCCATGCCTTCCCACGTCATTACAAACTGAAAGAAGGGGATTTGCTCAAGGTCGATATGGTTCTCAGTGAGCCATTGGACAAATCAGTTGTTGACGTGTCTAAGCTCAATTTTAATGATGTCAAGGCTATGAAGAAAATCACCCAAACCTATCGTGGTGGTTGTGCGGATTCTTGTTGGGCCTATGCAGTAGGTCAGGTTTCTGAAGAAGTGCAAAAATTGATGGATGTAACCAAGGAATGCTTATATCGCGGTATTGAGCAAGCAGTTGTTGGCAATCGTATCGGTGATATCGGTGCGGCTATCCAAGAATATGCCGAAGGACTTGGTTATGGTGTTGTTCGTGACTTAGTCGGTCATGGAGTTGGTCCAACTTTCCACGAAGAGCCAATGGTTCCTCACTACGGAACAAAAGGCCGTGGACTTCGCTTGCGTGAGGGCATGGTTTTGACCATCGAGCCAATGATTAACACAGGTACTTGGGAAATCGATACCGATATGAAGACAGGTTGGGCTCATAAGACGCTTGATGGTGGCTTGTCTTGCCAGTACGAACACCAATTTGTCATTACCAAGGATGGACCAGTTATTTTGACCAGCCAAGGAGAAGAAGGTAGCTACTAA